One region of Triticum aestivum cultivar Chinese Spring chromosome 6B, IWGSC CS RefSeq v2.1, whole genome shotgun sequence genomic DNA includes:
- the LOC123135651 gene encoding peroxidase 70 codes for MASNSTCRAWHCLLALFLLASAAYGQLSPSFYARSCPTLQLIVRATMIKALLVERRMGASLLRLHFHDCFVQGCDGSILLDDVGSFVGEKTAAPNNNSVRGYEVIDEIKRNVELLCPGVVSCADIAALAARDGTFLLGGPSWAVPLGRRDSTTASLTEANADLPAPFLTLDGLVMAFDKKKLNPRDLTALSGAHTIGFSQCLNFRDHIYNGTNIDPAFATLRKRTCPAQPPNGDMNLAPFDVQTQLVFDNAYYRNLVAKRGLLNSDQVLFNGGSQDALVRQYIANPALFASDFVTAMIKMGNITPLTGTAGQIRRNCRVVNS; via the exons ATGGCTTCCAACTCCACCTGTAGGGCATGGCATTGCTTGCttgccctcttcctcctcgcctcgGCCGCGTATGGGCAGCTCTCACCGTCGTTCTATGCGAGGAGCTGCCCGACGTTGCAGCTGATCGTGCGCGCCACCATGATCAAGGCGCTCCTCGTTGAGCGCCGAATGGGCGCGTCCCTCCTCAGGCTCCACTTCCATGACTGCTTTGTTCAA ggCTGTGACGGGTCCATTCTCTTGGATGACGTGGGTAGCTTCGTGGGCGAGAAGACGGCCGCCCCGAACAATAACTCGGTGCGGGGCTACGAGGTGATCGACGAGATCAAGCGGAACGTGGAGCTGCTCTGCCCTGGCGTCGTCTCCTGCGCGGACATCGCTGCTCTCGCAGCACGGGACGGCACGTTTCTG CTAGGGGGGCCCAGCTGGGCGGTGCCGCTCGGCCGGCGCGACTCAACGACGGCCAGCCTGACCGAGGCGAACGCCGACCTCCCAGCTCCCTTCTTAACCCTGGACGGGCTCGTCATGGCGTTCGACAAGAAGAAGCTAAACCCGCGTGACCTCACGGCGTTATCCGGCGCGCACACTATCGGCTTCTCTCAGTGCCTCAACTTCCGCGACCACATCTACAACGGCACCAACATCGACCCGGCATTCGCCACACTGCGCAAGCGTACCTGCCCCGCCCAGCCCCCCAACGGCGACATGAACCTGGCGCCGTTCGACGTGCAGACGCAGCTCGTCTTCGACAACGCCTACTACCGCAACCTGGTCGCCAAGCGCGGCTTGCTGAACTCCGACCAGGTGCTCTTCAACGGCGGCTCACAGGACGCGCTGGTGCGCCAGTATATCGCCAACCCGGCGCTCTTCGCCTCCGACTTTGTGACGGCGATGATCAAGATGGGGAACATCACACCGCTGACTGGAACCGCCGGCCAGATTAGGCGCAACTGCAGGGTCGTCAACAGCTGA